The Megalobrama amblycephala isolate DHTTF-2021 linkage group LG7, ASM1881202v1, whole genome shotgun sequence genome window below encodes:
- the cabp2a gene encoding calcium-binding protein 2a isoform X1 has protein sequence MMGAKPSKRSSMKKGSQPLEGSGLPLATAMLGASGDAAAEDEDDEELGDGQQFEEPLSALVQNCTMLHNIVGPACIFLRQSFAQAQLDRDLRPEEIEELKEAFREFDKDKDGFITCKDLGECMRTMGYMPTEMELIELSQQICGGRVDFEDFVDLMGPKMLAETADMIGVKELRDAFREFDSNGDGQISLAELREAMKKLMGEQLNHREIDEILRDVDLNGDGLVDFEEFVRMMSR, from the exons ATGATGGGAGCAAAACCATCTAAAAGAAGCAGTATGAAGAAG GGGAGCCAGCCCCTGGAAGGCAGCGGGCTGCCATTGGCAACCGCCATGTTAGGAGCCAGCGGTGATGCGGCAGCggaggatgaggatgatgaaGAGTTAGGGGACGGTCAGCAGTTTGAGGAGCCGTTAAGTGCACTGGTTCAGAACTGCACCATGCTACACAACATTGTTGGCCCCGCCTGCATCTTCCTCCGACAGAGCTTCGCTCAGGCTCAACTC GACAGAGATCTACGGCCAGAGGAAATTGAAG AGCTGAAAGAAGCCTTTAGAGAGTTTGACAAAGATAAGGACGGCTTCATTACCTGTAAGGATCTGGGCGAATGCATGAGGACGATGGGCTACATGCCTACAGAGATGGAGCTGATTGAACTCAGTCAGCAAATCT GTGGCGGTAGAGTGGACTTTGAGGACTTTGTAGACCTGATGGGCCCAAAGATGTTGGCTGAGACTGCAGACATGATCGGAGTGAAAGAACTGAGAGATGCTTTTAGAGAG TTTGATTCCAATGGTGATGGTCAGATCAGTCTGGCTGAACTGAGGGAAGCCATGAAGAAACTGATGGGAGAGCAGCTCAACCACAGAGAGATTGATGAGATCCTCAGGGATGTTGACCTCAATGGAGACGGGCTGGTTGACTTTGAAG AGTTTGTCCGAATGATGTCTCGCTAA
- the slc43a3a gene encoding solute carrier family 43 member 3a isoform X1, translating to MNAHKRAQVKNCCSDRNGNLQRFSNSVLHINVTEDRLFLNLTVWTQRMLGCKGSSGTGVRYKLTLATGLLECLCFAGVVFGWASLVFVLKTDGYFSDLCINVTDASGELGSDCSLQDENFSLVFTVASFMNNFLTLPNGFVYDHFGTMATRFLAIFLYTTGTFIVALSSKALSFLLFPALAFIAVGGILFLMTNIQVGNLFGTHRSTIITVYNGAFDSSSVIFLIIKVLYEKGVSLHSSFLFLSACNLIHLLRTLFLMPKSHIPYPIPEGYKYGMSCAKSTSYNVEQYEANQDPSSDRSRGVDDEPLETDSLQLTDNSEKDSFKSCVLSWLFLWHLIWLSVMQLRHYFFIGTLNPMLNRLANQDPVIVSEYTNAFAFTQLCGVLCAPWNGLLMDRHKRKPLGSGMSEWEADLHSSVLSLLLTSLQCLLFSICASIPFLPLQYMTFILQVLNRSFLYGGNAAFISIAFPACHFGKLYGLVMSLSAVVSLLQYPCFALNKVLGGDPFYVNIILTFLTLMAFIHPVYVFLHCRELAKQRENSQSILEASIQEISMY from the exons ATGAACGCGCACAAACGTGCACAGGTTAAGAACTGTTGTTCAGATCGAAACGGGAATTTACAGCGCTTCAGCAATTCCGTCCTTCACATCAATGTGACAGAAGACCGTT TGTTCCTGAACCTGACGGTGTGGACGCAGAGGATGCTGGGATGCAAGGGATCATCTGGGACGGGGGTGAGGTACAAGCTGACTCTGGCTACAGGACTGCTGGAGTGCTTGTGTTTCGCTGGAGTGGTGTTTGGCTGGGCATCTCTCGTGTTTGTCCTCAAGACAGATGGCTACTTCAGCGATCTATGCATAAATGTGACAGATGCTAGTGGAGAACTTGGCTCAG ATTGCAGTCTGCAAGATGAGAATTTCTCTTTGGTCTTTACCGTGGCCTCGTTCATGAACAACTTTCTTACTCTGCCCAATGGATTTGTCTACGACCACTTTGGCACGATGGCAACGCGATTTTTGGCAAT ATTTCTTTATACCACCGGCACGTTTATTGTGGCATTGTCCAGTAAAG CTCTCTCTTTTTTGCTTTTTCCTGCTCTGGCCTTCATAGCTGTGGGGGGTATTTTATTTCTGATGACAAATATTCAG GTGGGGAACCTGTTTGGCACTCATAGATCAaccattattacagtttataatGGGGCCTTTGACTCTTCATCAGTTATCTTTCTTATCATTAAG GTGCTTTATGAGAAAGGCGTCTCTCTTCACTCCTCATTCCTCTTCCTCTCGGCCTGTAATCTTATTCATCTCCTTCGGACTCTCTTCCTTATGCCAAAATCACACATTCCTTATCCTATCCCAGAGGGCTACAAATATGG GATGAGCTGTGCTAAATCAACTAGCTACAACGTTGAGCAGTACGAGGCAAACCAAGACCCGAGTTCAGACAGAAGCAGAGGTGTAGATGATGAGCCACTGGAGACTGACTCACTACAGCTAACAGACAACTCTGAGAAAG aCAGTTTTAAGAGCTGTGTTCTTTCTTGGCTCTTCCTGTGGCACCTCATATGGCTGTCAGTCATGCAGCTTCGCCATTATTTCTTCATTGGAACTCTGAATCCAATGCTGAACAGACTGGCCAACCAAGACCCAGTCATTG TGAGTGAGTACACCAATGCGTTTGCTTTCACCCAGCTCTGTGGAGTTCTCTGTGCTCCCTGGAACGGCCTGCTAATGGACAGACACAAAAGAAAACCCCTAGGTTCAG GCATGTCTGAATGGGAAGCAGATTTGCACTCGTCCGTTCTGTCTCTCCTCCTCACCTCTCTGCAGTGCCTCTTGTTCTCCATCTGTGCAAGCATTCCGTTCCTCCCTCTCCAATACATGACATTCATCCTTCAGGTCCTTAATCGCTCCTTTCTGTATGGAGGGAATGCTGCATTCATCAGCATAGC GTTTCCAGCCTGCCATTTTGGAAAGCTGTATGGGCTAGTGATGTCCCTATCAGCTGTGGTGTCATTGCTGCAGTATCCCTGCTTCGCCCTCAACAAAGTTCTCGGAGGAGACCCCTTCTAT GTGAACATCATCCTGACCTTCCTGACTCTAATGGCCTTCATTCATCCTGTCTATGTGTTTCTTCACTGCAGAGAACTGGCAAAACAGAGAGAGAATTCACAGAGCATTCTAGAAGCCTCGATACAGGAAATatcaatgtattaa
- the slc43a3a gene encoding solute carrier family 43 member 3a isoform X2, with product MLGCKGSSGTGVRYKLTLATGLLECLCFAGVVFGWASLVFVLKTDGYFSDLCINVTDASGELGSDCSLQDENFSLVFTVASFMNNFLTLPNGFVYDHFGTMATRFLAIFLYTTGTFIVALSSKALSFLLFPALAFIAVGGILFLMTNIQVGNLFGTHRSTIITVYNGAFDSSSVIFLIIKVLYEKGVSLHSSFLFLSACNLIHLLRTLFLMPKSHIPYPIPEGYKYGMSCAKSTSYNVEQYEANQDPSSDRSRGVDDEPLETDSLQLTDNSEKDSFKSCVLSWLFLWHLIWLSVMQLRHYFFIGTLNPMLNRLANQDPVIVSEYTNAFAFTQLCGVLCAPWNGLLMDRHKRKPLGSGMSEWEADLHSSVLSLLLTSLQCLLFSICASIPFLPLQYMTFILQVLNRSFLYGGNAAFISIAFPACHFGKLYGLVMSLSAVVSLLQYPCFALNKVLGGDPFYVNIILTFLTLMAFIHPVYVFLHCRELAKQRENSQSILEASIQEISMY from the exons ATGCTGGGATGCAAGGGATCATCTGGGACGGGGGTGAGGTACAAGCTGACTCTGGCTACAGGACTGCTGGAGTGCTTGTGTTTCGCTGGAGTGGTGTTTGGCTGGGCATCTCTCGTGTTTGTCCTCAAGACAGATGGCTACTTCAGCGATCTATGCATAAATGTGACAGATGCTAGTGGAGAACTTGGCTCAG ATTGCAGTCTGCAAGATGAGAATTTCTCTTTGGTCTTTACCGTGGCCTCGTTCATGAACAACTTTCTTACTCTGCCCAATGGATTTGTCTACGACCACTTTGGCACGATGGCAACGCGATTTTTGGCAAT ATTTCTTTATACCACCGGCACGTTTATTGTGGCATTGTCCAGTAAAG CTCTCTCTTTTTTGCTTTTTCCTGCTCTGGCCTTCATAGCTGTGGGGGGTATTTTATTTCTGATGACAAATATTCAG GTGGGGAACCTGTTTGGCACTCATAGATCAaccattattacagtttataatGGGGCCTTTGACTCTTCATCAGTTATCTTTCTTATCATTAAG GTGCTTTATGAGAAAGGCGTCTCTCTTCACTCCTCATTCCTCTTCCTCTCGGCCTGTAATCTTATTCATCTCCTTCGGACTCTCTTCCTTATGCCAAAATCACACATTCCTTATCCTATCCCAGAGGGCTACAAATATGG GATGAGCTGTGCTAAATCAACTAGCTACAACGTTGAGCAGTACGAGGCAAACCAAGACCCGAGTTCAGACAGAAGCAGAGGTGTAGATGATGAGCCACTGGAGACTGACTCACTACAGCTAACAGACAACTCTGAGAAAG aCAGTTTTAAGAGCTGTGTTCTTTCTTGGCTCTTCCTGTGGCACCTCATATGGCTGTCAGTCATGCAGCTTCGCCATTATTTCTTCATTGGAACTCTGAATCCAATGCTGAACAGACTGGCCAACCAAGACCCAGTCATTG TGAGTGAGTACACCAATGCGTTTGCTTTCACCCAGCTCTGTGGAGTTCTCTGTGCTCCCTGGAACGGCCTGCTAATGGACAGACACAAAAGAAAACCCCTAGGTTCAG GCATGTCTGAATGGGAAGCAGATTTGCACTCGTCCGTTCTGTCTCTCCTCCTCACCTCTCTGCAGTGCCTCTTGTTCTCCATCTGTGCAAGCATTCCGTTCCTCCCTCTCCAATACATGACATTCATCCTTCAGGTCCTTAATCGCTCCTTTCTGTATGGAGGGAATGCTGCATTCATCAGCATAGC GTTTCCAGCCTGCCATTTTGGAAAGCTGTATGGGCTAGTGATGTCCCTATCAGCTGTGGTGTCATTGCTGCAGTATCCCTGCTTCGCCCTCAACAAAGTTCTCGGAGGAGACCCCTTCTAT GTGAACATCATCCTGACCTTCCTGACTCTAATGGCCTTCATTCATCCTGTCTATGTGTTTCTTCACTGCAGAGAACTGGCAAAACAGAGAGAGAATTCACAGAGCATTCTAGAAGCCTCGATACAGGAAATatcaatgtattaa